One stretch of Akkermansia sp. RCC_12PD DNA includes these proteins:
- the gpmA gene encoding 2,3-diphosphoglycerate-dependent phosphoglycerate mutase produces MKTIVLLRHGESTWNRENRFTGWTDVDLTEKGVQEAYYAGDLLKDKGMAFDQAYTSYLKRAVKTLNCVLDRLNQDWLPVAKSWRLNEKHYGMLQGLNKSETAKKYGDEQVLVWRRSYDVAPPPVAEDDMNNPRWDPRYREVPDDELPRTESLKSTIERLMPYWEGTILNSLKTLDNILVVAHGNTLRGIIKYLKHIPDEKLLSLNLPTAIPYVFEFDDSLNLQKDYFLGDPDEVRRRMEAVASQGQASGNTPAT; encoded by the coding sequence ATGAAAACAATTGTTCTTCTGCGCCATGGGGAAAGCACATGGAACCGGGAAAACAGGTTCACAGGATGGACGGATGTGGACCTGACGGAAAAAGGGGTGCAGGAAGCGTATTATGCGGGCGACCTGCTGAAAGACAAGGGAATGGCTTTTGACCAGGCCTATACGTCCTACCTCAAGCGCGCCGTCAAGACGCTGAACTGCGTTCTGGACCGCCTGAACCAGGACTGGCTGCCGGTTGCCAAAAGCTGGCGGCTGAATGAAAAGCATTACGGCATGCTCCAAGGCCTGAACAAAAGTGAAACGGCTAAAAAATACGGCGACGAACAAGTTCTGGTCTGGCGCCGCAGTTATGACGTGGCGCCTCCTCCCGTGGCGGAAGACGACATGAACAACCCCCGCTGGGACCCGCGCTACAGGGAAGTGCCGGACGACGAACTGCCGCGCACGGAATCCCTGAAATCCACCATTGAGCGCCTGATGCCCTATTGGGAAGGGACCATTTTGAACTCCCTGAAAACATTGGACAACATCCTCGTCGTAGCCCACGGCAATACGCTGCGCGGCATCATCAAGTACCTGAAGCATATTCCCGACGAAAAGCTCCTTTCCCTGAACCTGCCCACGGCCATTCCGTACGTATTCGAATTTGACGACTCGCTGAACCTGCAGAAAGACTATTTCCTGGGAGATCCGGATGAAGTCCGCAGGCGCATGGAAGCCGTCGCCAGCCAGGGGCAGGCGTCCGGAAATACCCCCGCCACCTAA
- a CDS encoding 2-hydroxyacid dehydrogenase, protein MTDHPCRIAFFDAKSYDRDSFNPINEREYHYDIRYFKGHLNTDSVPLTRGMDVACIFVNDTAGEEVIRALKENGVRLLALRCAGFNNVDLEAAERYGLPVVRVPRYSPYAVAEHAVALMLALNRKIHRAYWRTRDGNFSLHGLMGFDMHGKTAGIIGTGQIAKILIRILKGFGMNILAYDPYPDKRFAEETGITYTTLDNLYTRSDIISLHCPLTPETEYLINADSIGKMKDGVMIINTGRGKLIHTDMLIDGLKSKKVGSAGLDVYEEEGEYFYEDKSDKIIDDDTLARLLSFNNVILTSHQGFFTKEALHNIAEVTLHNIREFLEGKTLENQVILSQ, encoded by the coding sequence ATGACCGACCATCCCTGCCGCATAGCATTCTTCGACGCCAAGTCCTATGACCGGGACTCCTTCAACCCGATCAACGAACGCGAATACCATTACGATATCCGTTATTTCAAGGGGCATCTGAATACGGACAGTGTGCCGCTCACCCGCGGGATGGATGTGGCCTGCATCTTCGTGAACGACACGGCGGGAGAGGAAGTCATCCGTGCATTGAAGGAAAACGGCGTCCGGCTGCTGGCCCTGCGCTGCGCCGGGTTCAACAACGTGGACCTGGAAGCGGCGGAGCGCTACGGACTGCCCGTCGTGCGCGTGCCGCGGTACTCGCCTTACGCCGTGGCGGAACACGCCGTGGCCCTGATGCTGGCGCTGAACCGCAAAATCCACCGCGCCTACTGGCGCACGAGAGATGGGAACTTTTCCCTGCACGGCCTGATGGGATTTGACATGCATGGAAAGACGGCGGGCATCATCGGCACGGGCCAGATCGCCAAAATACTTATCCGCATCCTCAAGGGATTTGGCATGAATATTCTGGCTTATGATCCGTACCCGGACAAACGCTTTGCCGAGGAAACCGGCATCACCTACACCACGCTGGACAACCTGTACACGCGGTCGGACATCATCTCCCTGCACTGTCCGCTCACGCCGGAGACGGAATACCTGATTAATGCCGACTCCATCGGGAAAATGAAGGACGGCGTCATGATCATCAATACGGGGCGCGGCAAGCTGATCCACACTGATATGCTCATAGACGGCCTGAAATCCAAAAAGGTGGGATCCGCCGGGCTGGACGTGTATGAGGAGGAAGGGGAATATTTTTACGAGGATAAATCCGACAAGATCATTGACGACGACACCCTTGCCCGCCTGCTCTCCTTCAACAACGTCATCCTGACCTCCCACCAGGGTTTTTTCACAAAGGAAGCCCTGCACAACATTGCGGAAGTCACCCTCCATAACATCCGGGAATTTCTGGAAGGGAAAACGCTGGAAAATCAGGTGATTCTCAGCCAGTAG
- a CDS encoding DHA2 family efflux MFS transporter permease subunit, whose protein sequence is MEKLPTSSRSLRYLPFLVASAFFMQMLDATILNTAIPTIARSFHTHPLQLHSLVTAYMLTVCVLIPASGWVSDKLGSRRTFLFAISLFTFGSLLCALSTSVAMMTACRVVQGIGGAFLMPVGRLVILRSYPRSMFVNVLNIVTIPALLGPLLGPVLGGIIVQYISWHWIFLINIPVGLVGLWATRKLMPDLKAVKEQKFDWPGFLFFSASALLITMSLSTEGGSPDKTRMGILLTAGILFQTVYWVLAFRSETPLFSPSLFRIRNFAIGIAGNIVCRLGGSCLPYLIPLFFQVVLGYSALKSGMSLIPLAVSNLLAKTVAPRLLGKFGYRNIMVINTFTIGSLLAAFYFIGPGTREFTLLAMLALLGAANSIQFTCMNTLTLIDLPNADASSGNSLLSMIMQLSIAVSIAAASLLLDCFGGHAATSGPAVESAFHATFVTIGTIAAASSFIFALVDKDKGKTRKKRKTA, encoded by the coding sequence ATGGAAAAACTGCCGACATCCTCCCGGTCCCTGCGCTACCTGCCTTTTCTGGTGGCATCGGCGTTCTTCATGCAGATGCTGGATGCCACCATCCTGAATACGGCCATTCCTACGATTGCGCGCAGCTTCCACACCCATCCGCTGCAGCTCCATTCCCTGGTCACCGCCTACATGCTGACGGTGTGCGTGCTGATACCGGCCTCCGGATGGGTCTCCGACAAATTGGGGTCGCGCCGCACCTTCCTCTTCGCCATCTCCCTGTTCACGTTCGGCTCCCTGCTCTGCGCCCTTTCCACCTCCGTCGCCATGATGACGGCCTGCCGTGTCGTCCAGGGCATCGGCGGGGCGTTCCTGATGCCTGTGGGGCGTCTGGTCATCCTGCGCTCCTACCCGCGCTCCATGTTCGTCAACGTCCTGAACATCGTGACCATCCCGGCGCTGCTGGGGCCCCTGCTCGGTCCCGTGCTGGGCGGCATCATCGTGCAGTACATCTCCTGGCACTGGATATTCCTGATCAACATTCCCGTGGGACTGGTGGGCCTGTGGGCCACGCGGAAGCTGATGCCGGACCTGAAGGCCGTCAAGGAACAGAAGTTCGACTGGCCGGGATTTCTGTTTTTCTCTGCTTCCGCTCTACTGATCACAATGAGCCTTTCCACGGAGGGAGGGTCCCCGGACAAGACCCGGATGGGGATTCTCCTGACGGCAGGGATTCTTTTCCAGACCGTGTACTGGGTGCTGGCGTTCCGGTCGGAAACGCCGCTTTTTAGCCCCTCCCTGTTCCGTATCCGAAACTTTGCCATCGGCATAGCCGGAAACATCGTCTGCCGCCTGGGCGGGAGCTGCCTGCCTTACCTGATCCCCCTCTTCTTCCAGGTGGTGCTGGGGTATTCCGCCCTTAAATCCGGCATGTCCCTGATTCCTTTGGCCGTGAGCAACCTTCTGGCAAAGACGGTGGCCCCGCGGCTGCTTGGAAAATTCGGCTATCGGAACATCATGGTCATCAATACTTTCACGATCGGGAGCCTGCTGGCGGCTTTCTATTTCATCGGTCCCGGCACTCGTGAATTCACCCTGCTGGCCATGCTCGCCCTGCTGGGAGCAGCCAACTCCATCCAGTTCACCTGCATGAATACCCTGACACTGATTGATCTGCCGAACGCGGACGCCAGCAGCGGGAATTCCCTGCTTTCCATGATCATGCAGTTGTCCATTGCCGTCAGCATCGCAGCGGCTTCCTTGCTGCTGGACTGTTTCGGCGGCCATGCCGCCACTTCCGGGCCTGCCGTGGAATCGGCCTTTCACGCCACGTTCGTCACCATCGGAACGATTGCGGCGGCAAGTTCCTTCATCTTCGCCCTGGTGGACAAGGACAAGGGCAAAACCCGCAAAAAGCGGAAAACCGCATGA
- a CDS encoding acyl-CoA thioesterase translates to MKDTIYEENRLPEGRMPALRVEPMPADTNQHGDVFGGWVMSQVDLAGASTAMRYALSRYIVTRAVSSLTFEAPVMVGDVVSFYTDIIRVGRTSLTVRVVVYAERLTKLCNNVAKITEAELVYVALGPDKKPIDLEESRAQFAQCCSLETGGEVSCS, encoded by the coding sequence ATGAAAGACACCATATACGAGGAGAACAGACTCCCGGAAGGGCGCATGCCCGCCCTGCGCGTGGAACCCATGCCGGCGGATACCAACCAGCACGGCGACGTGTTCGGAGGCTGGGTAATGAGCCAGGTGGACCTTGCGGGCGCCAGCACGGCCATGCGCTATGCGCTGAGCCGCTATATTGTGACGCGGGCCGTCAGCAGCCTGACTTTTGAAGCCCCCGTGATGGTGGGGGATGTGGTCTCCTTTTACACGGACATCATCAGGGTTGGGCGTACATCCCTGACGGTGAGGGTGGTGGTGTATGCGGAGCGTCTGACCAAGCTGTGCAACAACGTGGCCAAGATCACGGAAGCCGAACTCGTTTACGTGGCCCTGGGACCGGACAAGAAGCCGATTGACCTGGAAGAGTCGCGCGCGCAGTTTGCCCAGTGTTGTTCCCTTGAAACGGGCGGGGAGGTTTCCTGTTCCTGA